The following coding sequences lie in one Silvanigrella aquatica genomic window:
- a CDS encoding response regulator, which translates to MLNRYKNKKIFIIDDEPEISEIFSILIQRNLDSEIFVFNSPLLALDAIKLGNQPNLFLVDIKMPKMTGIKFIEKIKEMDIQKPVIFISGHAEKEEAVACLKLGAFHLLDKPVHNDVLFHTVIQALTLEEISLKNSELIYEKELLISLFQKFININEERLSEIENFVLDNSNLIQENRDFVKCFLSKIQESNKVDREISQKYFLISQIINYRSQILNGSHLSESKLDNIKKKKYL; encoded by the coding sequence ATGCTGAATAGATATAAAAATAAAAAGATATTTATTATAGATGATGAACCTGAAATATCAGAAATATTTTCAATACTAATTCAAAGAAATTTAGATTCGGAAATATTTGTTTTCAACTCACCTCTTCTTGCATTAGATGCTATAAAGCTTGGAAATCAGCCAAATTTATTTTTGGTTGATATTAAGATGCCTAAAATGACGGGGATTAAATTTATTGAGAAAATAAAGGAAATGGATATTCAAAAACCTGTTATATTTATTTCAGGTCATGCTGAAAAAGAAGAGGCAGTCGCTTGTCTTAAATTAGGAGCATTTCACTTGCTAGATAAGCCAGTTCATAATGATGTGTTATTTCATACTGTTATTCAGGCATTAACTTTGGAAGAAATATCATTAAAAAATTCTGAATTAATTTATGAGAAAGAATTGCTTATTAGTTTATTTCAGAAATTTATAAATATAAATGAAGAAAGATTGAGCGAAATTGAAAATTTTGTTTTAGATAACTCGAATTTAATTCAAGAAAATAGGGATTTTGTTAAATGTTTTTTGTCTAAAATTCAGGAAAGTAATAAAGTTGATAGAGAAATTAGTCAGAAGTATTTTTTAATTTCTCAAATTATAAATTATCGAAGTCAAATTTTAAATGGCTCTCATTTATCAGAATCTAAATTGGATAATATTAAGAAAAAAAAGTATTTATAA